In one window of Duganella dendranthematis DNA:
- a CDS encoding beta-1,6-N-acetylglucosaminyltransferase, with translation MDREQRSGTTGEGRSEPRGGNVRIAYLILAHNNPTHLQRLTQRLQAPGISFHIHIDAKVDLAPFAELESPSVQFCEPRVSCFWGDISLVKATLELMRSAAAARPDADYFVLLSGACYPLQTPEYIAAFLERHRGTEFIEVYPLPNLQFGKTLERITHYWIRKVGPLGRYRWPLQHWMNRNLPVRNYQKALRGGEAVTGSQWWCLSGEAVRYVLDYQAQYPALYRFCKFVDCSDEFFFQAVLWNSRFRSAISHSLTYTHWVPGPGKQSPETIDASYLAQFGQNVILDAEENNSPNEKREVLFARKFSDASGPVLDQIDALAALRSAHRDESELTNQG, from the coding sequence ATGGACCGGGAACAGCGATCTGGTACAACTGGTGAAGGCCGAAGCGAACCCCGAGGCGGAAACGTGCGCATCGCCTACCTGATCTTGGCGCATAACAACCCCACGCACTTGCAGCGGCTCACGCAGCGGCTGCAGGCGCCGGGTATATCGTTTCACATCCATATTGATGCGAAGGTCGACTTGGCGCCGTTCGCGGAATTGGAGTCGCCGTCGGTGCAGTTTTGCGAACCACGGGTGAGCTGCTTTTGGGGCGACATTTCGCTGGTCAAGGCCACGCTGGAGTTGATGCGTTCGGCAGCGGCCGCACGGCCCGATGCCGACTATTTCGTGCTGCTCAGCGGCGCCTGCTATCCATTGCAAACGCCGGAGTATATTGCGGCGTTTCTGGAGCGCCATCGTGGCACCGAATTCATCGAGGTCTATCCATTGCCAAATCTGCAGTTTGGTAAAACGCTGGAGCGCATCACGCACTACTGGATACGCAAGGTGGGGCCGTTGGGCCGCTACCGCTGGCCGCTGCAGCACTGGATGAACCGCAATCTGCCTGTGCGTAATTATCAAAAGGCGTTGCGCGGCGGCGAGGCCGTGACCGGCTCGCAATGGTGGTGTTTGAGTGGCGAGGCGGTACGTTATGTACTCGACTACCAGGCGCAGTATCCGGCGCTGTACCGGTTTTGCAAGTTTGTCGATTGTTCGGACGAGTTCTTCTTTCAAGCCGTGCTGTGGAATTCCCGCTTCCGGAGCGCCATCAGTCACAGCTTGACTTATACGCATTGGGTGCCGGGACCTGGCAAGCAAAGTCCGGAGACCATCGACGCCAGCTATCTGGCGCAGTTCGGGCAGAATGTGATCCTCGATGCCGAGGAAAACAATTCGCCCAACGAAAAACGCGAGGTGCTATTCGCCCGCAAGTTTTCCGACGCGTCCGGCCCGGTGCTGGACCAGATCGATGCGCTGGCTGCCCTCCGTAGCGCGCACCGCGATGAATCAGAATTAACTAATCAGGGGTAA